From a single Lytechinus variegatus isolate NC3 chromosome 9, Lvar_3.0, whole genome shotgun sequence genomic region:
- the LOC121421653 gene encoding uncharacterized protein LOC121421653, which translates to MHQEMSFLFGGHEIEHKKKRFQPTDDPVLDFRSISLSNPKLEVIRCVDLRAIMSGMTKYSDNRVGIGYGDVNGIDIIDSAGRTQPYRNIPSDWGYGDLVFLEGMSLCVTTGTGDDEKYIRVYSSKGSEKPPTRFTGSGVLGLNRGTSDDIIVTNEGNHVYIFDPIGQTLKHIVQTRPKTGHASASSSGLIIASSCYFSPSVVTVYDKDGNSGESLQAPEDVHLYAAVDKQDRVYVASAMKNGELVIRLYDIDGLNLKERVEFKALNLKVMYQSWFYLVCLSPQMLAFAFERTLYFITVSL; encoded by the coding sequence AAGAGATTCCAGCCTACAGATGATCCCGTTCTTGACTTCAGGAGCATCTCATTATCAAATCCCAAGTTAGAAGTCATTCGGTGCGTAGATCTAAGGGCAATAATGAGTGGAATGACCAAGTACTCTGATAATAGGGTGGGTATCGGATATGGAGATGTAAATggtatagatatcattgattcaGCTGGTAGAACGCAACCATACCGGAACATACCAAGTGACTGGGGCTATGGGGATCTTGTCTTTCTCGAAGGCATGTCACTATGCGTAACGACGGGAACAGGAGATGACGAGAAATACATACGTGTATACTCTTCCAAAGGATCTGAGAAACCACCCACCCGCTTTACAGGCTCTGGCGTTCTCGGCCTAAACAGAGGCACATCAGATGACATCATCGTTACTAACGAAGGAAACCATGTCTACATTTTTGACCCTATAGGACAAACACTCAAACACATTGTTCAAACAAGACCCAAGACCGGTCATGCATCTGCCAGCAGCTCTGGTTTGATCATCGCGAGTTCATGTTATTTCTCTCCAAGCGTGGTGACGGTCTATGACAAGGATGGGAATTCTGGTGAGTCTCTACAAGCTCCAGAGGATGTCCACCTGTATGCTGCCGTGGATAAGCAGGACAGGGTGTATGTAGCAAGTGCTATGAAGAATGGTGAATTGGTGATCAGGCTCTATGACATTGATGGTCTAAACCTGAAGGAAAGAGTTGAATTCAAAGCGCTCAATTTGAAAGTGATGTATCAATCGTGGTTTTACCTGGTTTGCCTCTCACCTCAAATGCTTGCATTTGCTTTTGAGCGTACGTTGTATTTCATCACAGTATCATTGTAA